The following nucleotide sequence is from Acyrthosiphon pisum isolate AL4f chromosome A2, pea_aphid_22Mar2018_4r6ur, whole genome shotgun sequence.
ttaatttacaagagctaaataatttattcttataactaactttataacttaaaaatttgaatcataagttctctatattggtaggtatcgcatgcaaagtatgaatttatcaattgaaattctttaataattctttaataatcgagaattaaaataaactatttgcaagatatttagTCAATCTCAATATACGTTATTGTGCATAACTTGGACATACTTTTaatctgagttaattacagatttccaatattattataacaagaatcaaatactattaggtattacctaagtccttagccacctaataaagaatccaaattaatgatattgaaaaatatgataggaatttatgataggaaaagaacgaaataaaatgtaaatgtccaaaactaaaaaataggaagggttatgaatttcaactcctaaattcatactttgcatgcgatacctacTAATACAGGGAACCTATATTTGGTTCAAATTACAAGTTTATCCCACTACGAGAAGAGCACcacaaaacattgcacttttttctttacacaatttttttaaccccCATATACATACCTAAGATATTAATGTCAACAATCGGATACtatttaccaatttaccataattatatagtttagccacctaataaagaatatgCATTTCTGATATTGTGAGAAAAGTAActgtgaagtaattaattaagaTTACCTatagtaacaaattaaaataatatttctgattttgacgattgtatgttaaaataaaaataatgaactatgtttgccaacaatttcgtttatgtttttttttttgagagtgTCATTAGATCACTGATTAAACTACTTAAgtgtagttataagaaaaaattatttagttcttgtaaattaaacttataccaatcatttcaattaaaatttaaaagtattaatgcatattttactaaactttagagggcCATAGACgcccatagttaataaactagcgaaccatAATTGATGATGTGACTATcaaaataatcagaaaaaaaatctttaccagaatccattaaaaatatggtagttgccatttgaaaatataaagttgattttgctattggtacacctgcgtgtttaaaaactttgaaattgttataaacaaattgcctgttaaaaataaagaaacacgtctttttttgttttaacaaaattctatgtcatcgatacataatggttaaaaaaaaccgCGTgcgacataagatacaccctgtatactattatagccaAGTATGGCAGATATACGTCGAGGACCCCGATGTATGATTATTTCTTGCTATGCTTATTGCCTAGTATGCTCTAGTGATGGGAACTATCGAATAGTCACTATCAAACTATTCGATAGTCATTCCATAACTATCGAATATTCGAATAGTCACCATGtattcgatagtttttattcgaatagtttattgaatagtttatcgaatagttttataGATTGTGGCCTGTGGGTAATATATAGCCTCGTGGGAAGGaggtacataatttttacgtatttactatttttgggTTTCGATTAACGCTTTATTTGTAGATAGGAAAACAAGTTATAACAATACTacgatagtaaataataatatattatgttcttaatcttaagaaataataatgtggTGCCGCCGATGGTCCAAACtccaaatgttaaaaatacaatagtgaATTGAGCAGTGGGAAACTACCAAGAATTATAGAATAGGACAGCGACCCGTTGGCCGATAAAGATAAATTGTAAAGAATACTAAAGAGTAAAGATCACGTCATGgtaaattaattagtatttatatttagtatttactattttgtatttatatttagtatttactatttattacttggtattattatttattatttattaaattgtatgaattattgaaaaacattttttatcgatCTTGAGCTTTGGAAATTGGAATATGTGTGGATAATGATTTAtcgctaaaaagtaaaatctcAGGTGGtcaagaaataaattatgaattaaaatttgaaatattaaaattccaaatagtccgtataataaaaaactattcgatagtgctaTTCGAATAGACTATTCGATACCTTTTCGGAAtattcgatagtttttattgaaaaactactaatcggttatacttaaaaacattcgaatagtattcgatagtttaaaaaaactatcgaaactattcgatagtgagTATgctctatataggtatatttgcaAAGCAATCAGTAACGCTGACACACTGTCTATAGTGTCTACTGAAAAATCCATTttctgataaatatattattatattattatgtaaatcagctgtgataataagttatatccaacataggtacatacctattattatatattctgttTTGGGATATTCTGGTTCTTTactaaattttaagtaaatcaTTAGAATAAATGTAGCAAAAGCATTCAATACTAGAACGTCTAGAACTATTATAGATGGGCAGGTACTATTTACTACTTATaggattagtataatattatatatctatgatatttatatatcaaaacgtacatatatattaataaaagctGATCCTGCGCGGCGTTGGCCGTGACAAATCAAAtaacctttttagtttttaaactttgttaaaatatgtaaaactgcACAGATTCTGTGCTACAATATAAAGAAGAGCCACTGCGCTAACAGGCGTATcgctttgataataattattataattaaaacccCCGGAATCCAAGCCAGCAGTGTGATATTAATTGTGTATCACTGTATCAGTGCCGTACGAATGATATAAAATTTCTCAACCTAAAAACGCACAAGCGACGGTGATGTATTTGTATAGCCTATACAAAACGCCTTTATGATCATAATTCTACGACcgaattataaactataaattacgtGTGTGTTGATGCAGTGGCGAATCCAGGGTGGGCGAAGGGGGCCGTATTTACCCTTTGTTGTACACTGTGTCTAgccaatttttgtacttttggcccctcccaaaaaaaaaaaattaagccccGGATCTGCCACTGCAGTGGTGCATTAAGGGCGGCTCGTGAAGGGGAAACTTAGCACCCGTAAACCATACATGAgcgatatacctattattatactaatatttttaaatcctataggtagtaggtagtgtATGCAGCAAATaaaccaaattataaaaatgatcatGAGGCAGTAGCCCCTGTAAGGATTTCGACTAATTGTGCCACTCTGCAATTGCACTATGTTCCAAATCTGATAGGAGAAAAATGGAAAAGTAATAATGAAAGCGTTGACAGTGCAGAACACAGGTGCCTAAGTTCCCAAGTTttcacaaaattatttgaaacagaAGTTACATAAGTATTAATTTGTATGTCTATTTCGAGATCAAGGAACACAAACACACTTTTATGGTAGGATTTGAATAATTACTTGTAAACTTAATCTCCGTATAGTTATTATGTTGatatgttttatacaattttaaatataattcacttCACAGAGCAAGTGATTGGAGTGTTGGACCTAATTACGTAAACACATTcttctgtacatattatacacaacataAACCTTTCGTAAACTACTtgtaaaaatggctaagtaaaaaaaatataagatctttaagcactagatgtgatatcatgaataaatgctaagtgTATTGAATTTAGGTAAATgtattgtttcaataatttatttacttggcgaggaattatttctgaaaagaaacagtttttttttctcatcgcgtgatgaacaaaataattaaatgagcATTCTATCTAGtcttagtaatattaataacgataatgttataattaataaaataatcaacttgaCTAATAAATTTAACGATAACTTAATCTTCGCATGGATTCCCGGACACTGCGGAATAACTGGTAATGGAAGAGCGGACTTACTTGCCAAGGAAAAAGCCAATAACCCACACCAACTAACTGTGTGGAATATTAAATccgacaaaaatattaaaaaatgtatatacaaccaaatcaaaaaataactgGCAAAAAAAATggcttaaaatgaataataaattaaatgagatAAAAAGAAGTATCAAAAAATGGAATAATCCAATGTCGCTCAAAAAAAAAGAGGAAGTCGTACTAAATCGCCTCAGAATAGGCCATACGCATCACACACATGGCCACCTCATGAAAAAAGAGCCACCAAAAATATACCTTACACGTGGAATTTAAACTacaatcaaacatattattaccgaATGCAGAGACACAAAAGACTAAATAGGCACGACAAAAATTCAACATACCGGAACACCTTCACAACGCACTGGGCCCTGACGAAAAATCcatccaaaataaataattttatttttgaaagatattgaattgtacaatttaatttaagttatcattattatgtaaaaacaagACAATGGTCACGTTATCGAGGCTTTTTGGAGTTTACTAGGAGTTAATTGATgcattagaaaattagttatgtcgtataacaaatttacatgTATTTTACAAAGTTTAAATAGGCAACTCTTACTTCCATATACTATACACACACCGTcgtgcaattattatttttactttttacttagcTTGCACCACGACTGTTGCGCTGGATACAATAttctaattacaaaatgtatgacaactttaaaagtatttacggatattagtatttgtatttattaataagtgaatttattatatacctattatgcattaaaaaatattatacaactgaaTTTaagacaatgttttttttttaacattctgCAGAGTgaaggtacctaaatattatttattgcacagttcatagtttattaatattatcattgtaaattagtaataattttttttttaaaactatagttaGGTAAATAAAGCCACGAGAAATTCAATATTTACTGCAACATCGACCCACCACAGTTATGACTACCTCCTTATGATGTAGGTTGGTGTGTTGATATGACAGTACCTATATGCAGTACTTAGGGACGATGTGTATTGTGTACAGGGGCAGTAACCATATAAGGCGGTTGcataattcattaaatgtaaatttattatattggaatattcTGATACTTTTAAGactaatttgataattttgtgaAGACATTTGtaaactatacctattaccaTTACCTAtaagcagtcctgtaaagaatacttttaaaaagtacttgagtaaatactcaaatacattttttttaagtatttaagatactactcaaatactttaattgtaaagtatttcaaatactattcAATTACATTGAAAAAGTGGGTTccttattatcgtaatataaacacataggtagtaggtaatctaatagttatctaatagttttatagagaatattgttattcaatattcaataacattttttagaaatctggttttcacaaacctttgggcttcggctaacacagaaatacagaatattaaataaaactattattctaatattgtagttgacaataatatttttccaaccaattatttcgaataaaaataaaatgttcgaaataaaaaccaaaatattcaataccaaaaagtatttaaaataccattcaaaatactttatgctgaaagtatttaaaaagttattcaatacttttactcaaatacttttacttaaatactttacaggactgcctaTAAGTTATATGCTACCTAGTATATATGTGCGTATAAAAGTTTTGGGAGAAAAAAGTTTTGTGTATGATTTTTTTCCCACCACTAAAAAACTAATCCATGGAACCGTATCCGACGAGCTTTTCAAAAGGCTCGGTAGTTGATGCGTTTCCGTTGCTTGGCGCACAGCTCGTTATCGATGTGCAACGAATTCTGCTTGACTTGGAGCTGCACATCGATACGGGCGATGGACTGTTTGAGACGTCTCCGGCACACCACAGATTCGGCCATCATATTTTGCAGACTTTGCACGTCGTGTTCCAGTTGGACCACCTCTTCGTACAATCTCAATTCCAGCTCATCCCGGCACAGTTCGACGCCCTCCCTGCGCGTCCGGTTCGACAGCCGCGTGTGCGCCAGCGCCAAGTACGCCTCCCTGTCACTGATggtgtttttcagtttttcgaTTGTTTCTTCTACTTCTTCGACGTTTTTGACAATCTATAAACCGGATttcataggtacacataatatacaatactgcTGTATACCTGCATTTTTAAGCATactacatagccacataggtatacGCAGGGGTTAAAGCgggaaaaacttttttttttttttagtttgtaccGATCACTGGGGATGGAACTACTTTCGCATTGCTTCAACCGAAATAAAACCGAACCTACCGCACATTTGCTGATGTATCTTTAACACTTTTCAACCTTTTACCGTAATTTTTAGCATTAATAGCTATTTTATTGTGCTATCAACTGACATACACAATCAAACCAGAAGtgtacaaatttattaaatttaaaaaaggtaaacattattttgaaagGAAAATCACGTATAACTCCAAATAACACTGTATTtactatagtttaattttaattttattactctaCAGAATAATACCTAGAATaccttaaacattttgttttcctAATTTTTACCTCTTTGTGAGTACATGCCTCATCTAAGCTCATTGTCCAGTAAGGCGTTACTTAGAGCTATACGCGAAATTCTTTCGAAAATGCTAGTTTTTGTCcacttaatttaatacaaataatttgtacatttctggtttaattgcttatattagtaaaatagcTTGGAAAAAAATACGGTAAAAAGTCGAAAAATTTTAAAGATACATCAGTAAATGTGTGGTAGGTTCGAtatggtttaaaaaaagttgaatttcccataattaaaaaaataaaaaggttacACCCACCCTTTAAAAGGGTTTTTTTCTAAGCTTAAGGCGAACTATCATATGACGCCAGGTGATCATTTCTTCACAGGACCCATTGTATGATAAACATGTGGTAAAGACGTAAAGTGGAAAACTGAAAAGTAATTGTCTGTGAGAAACATATGTGCTCAAATTTTAAACCAaagtaattatcatttatcagcaTCCACTATACGCGattaggaacataataatatatactatataggtacaaattgaATGTGTTTAGAAACATACTTCGTCTCtttgtttattcaatttttcaatcaCTTCAAGGTATTCTTCCACTCGCAATCTAAACGCCAAGTAGACTACTTCCGATTGGCCCACCAGatcgttgaacattttattcagACACTTGTCAAAAAATGCACGAATAGGTCGTCCGTCCACTAGTACTTTATTGGCCGCCGAAATAACGTCTAAGGTGAATCGATCCCATTCCGTGGTCGAAATCGTACTGCATGTAGAATATACAGAtatggataaatataattaagtgtgcactatattatatttgtttattgtatacttataatttattacagtcataattttcacgtgattttataatattatgattttttgaaatCTAACTTGCTGTCAATtagtcaaatttttaaaatataaaaaatgtatttcgttgtataaaaaaataaagttataataatttatattctaactTAAAGAGTGGAgttgtaattcaaatatttttgcttCACTTCGCACACTTGGAAAAGgataacaaatttgaatttttcaaaaataagtgtaatacaatatatttcttattacgCAGTAAAAAAATCCAAATCAAATTTAAGGTAATTcgcatttgaaatatttcaatttcaaaatattttcaatttatgttacattaattatagttaaatacactatatatattatgtataacgacTAATAACTGTTTGGAGGGTAATACCTAAGCAAGCATCGGCTAATAACTAAACATTTCTTTAAAGAATAacactacctatatatgcatcaaaagtacctattattattttataatttggaatacttaactaaaataagactatattattaagtacttcATTATAAGAACTAAAAGATATTCAGAAATATCACGGGTAGATACGCAGTTCACCGTAGTACCGTGCTCATCAAGTGAGTGACCCTGGTGGGAATAAGGGATCCACGATAACCTCTACGAATGGGGCAAACTTCATAACAACGAGAAAAATACTCACGcaggtttaaaaatgtttttgttgttcAAAATTGATAGTTCGACAGTGTTTTCATTGAGATTTTCGTTGTGCTCTTCAATTTGTAACGCATTTTTCTTACAACGCAAATCCACAGCCAAGTTGTATACGAACGCTCTCAGTTTCCTGATCTGCAGCACGACCTTATCTTGCAAATCTTCAAGCTGATCGTTGATACCCAAGATCAGTTCGCGTTCCCGCAATAGTTCTTTCTCGACATCGTCAAACACCAAGTCTATACTCTGACGACAATTTCTGCACGTAGGGACGTATAACATTAtagaaaaatggtttttttttgtagtttgaagtataagtatttattatactatatatttttacaaaaaaaatgtaataatttctgTATGTTTTCAGTGCCGTTCAGTGGATTTTTAGgattttatagtataagtatttattttatatttggaagCAGACTACctgaatatttctaaaatattgatgtataaataacacataaaatattgaataaatagttttagattCCAAGCGGAGTTTTTTCTTTGAAATTACGATAAGTTTTGATGAATGGAGTAAAAAATGGCCAGGATACACCATAAAAATTCTAGATTGAATgtccattaatatttttttagaaaaccacTGATACAaagagaagaaaatatttttttaatactagtgttaaatattacaattcaataactggttaggtaggtaaataaaacattttttctttatcaaaaaaacaaaaattataaaattatgtagctAGTTAAATGGATCACACTGATATTGCACAgacattacatattacatatcaatatatcatgtaattttaatttcgattttttcaatGTCATTCTCACCTGAGTCTAAGGCACTCAGCAATGACATCAAGAGCATCACCGACAAGCAGTTTGTTGGCGTTTTCGATGCGCACCTGATAGCCCAACAGCAAATGGATTTCTTCATCC
It contains:
- the LOC100164258 gene encoding tektin-1-like; this encodes MFDHPLINMNCNNYCNVYGYDYHTTTEWRYNSEQEITAAEEQRELAQRLTLEADRLFGQTKDSVLKNKLDVDHRSKVKVKDIEYKCREIEKQKYDLDEEIHLLLGYQVRIENANKLLVGDALDVIAECLRLRNCRQSIDLVFDDVEKELLRERELILGINDQLEDLQDKVVLQIRKLRAFVYNLAVDLRCKKNALQIEEHNENLNENTVELSILNNKNIFKPATISTTEWDRFTLDVISAANKVLVDGRPIRAFFDKCLNKMFNDLVGQSEVVYLAFRLRVEEYLEVIEKLNKQRDEIVKNVEEVEETIEKLKNTISDREAYLALAHTRLSNRTRREGVELCRDELELRLYEEVVQLEHDVQSLQNMMAESVVCRRRLKQSIARIDVQLQVKQNSLHIDNELCAKQRKRINYRAF